From the genome of Takifugu rubripes chromosome 10, fTakRub1.2, whole genome shotgun sequence:
AGGACGTTGCTGTCGTGACCTTCGTCCGGCATCAGGGGAGGGTACGAAAACTCAACCTGACGGTGGAAAGAGACCTCAGCTGATCTGGAGTTTTCTGTCTTGTGCTTGAGGTGATTTGTAGCCTAAAACTTAACATATCCATTACTCCTTTTTATTAACAAACTTAGTAATATTGAGCAATGTCAATAACGTAGCAATAACACGGCAGACAGCAGTAATCAGCCTCCAACCAGAACAACCGGcttgtaccacacacacacacacacacacacacacacacacacagacacggacTATGATTCACTCTTGGAGGATAAACGTGTGTATTCCCTCAGGGCAGGGCACTACCACTGATACTCTGAACAGAAACACGCCCTCgtctcctccctgctgcagacacagatggaCAACAGGTGAACAAAGGGGCCGTCCTAGGAGGTGTCCCCCGCCGAGACGGGAGCTCAATCTGATACCCAGCTGGAGACCACTGACCCCGATCAAATAACCTCCGCTGCCCTGAGGTAACGGAGGGAGGACAAAGAGCGCACGCTCTCTGCCAAGTCCCTTTTTTGCTGCAGAAATGGGCCTTTTATATCTGTGCGCTGAACAGCAGCTGCCTGTTAACGAGGCCGCGAATCCTCTGTGTGTTCAGAGCTCAGACAGATGGAGCGCAGCGACAACAAGGAGGAGCTGCCGTCAGCTCAGCCCAGGGGATTCGAGGAAATCCATTAAGGTGCACAGTCACTTCTGCTAATTAGCAGGTATGAAATGCTGCTGGGGTCTCACTGGGGATAAAAGGCCAATATTTTAAGAACAAAATAAGTGTAAAACGTGACATTTAGCTGTGAGATTGTTGGTTAGCTGAAGTGAATCCTCATCTGTTTGAAAATCCAGACATATTTGATGTGACTGGTTCGTTTAATCGGAATCAGAAGTAATCACATGCCGAcactctgcagctccaggcggATTTAAAAATGTCTCCAGTAATAAACATCATTTGCAAGCAGAAGAGTGGATGTTTGCTGGTTGCAGCCCTAAATTTGTAGTTGAACATGTTGCCCTCTTACAGCGCAGGGCTCCTATAACTGTATGTAAACATTAATTATGAATGATCACAAGGTATCTGAGCAACAGGACTGAAAACTAATTTCAGCAAATACAAGAAAATAGTCTCTTCATAGACTCACTACAAAGAACTTGTTACATATGTTAATTCACCTGTTTTGCCTTATCTTGTCTTATTTTGCATAGAAATATAAATTTCACTTCAGATACAGTATCATTACAAGGGCCCTCCAGCCCAGACAATTAATGCGGTCTATGAGTCTTTAAACACCAGGGCACCCGGATCTACCCACCGATGATTACTGTTCTTGACCAGAACTACATTTTCATAATTATCTGCCGACTCGTAATCAGTCTGGTCACGAGGGAAAGAGGGCAAttaaagcagagctgcagaaggaagAGATGTGCATGCAGCAGAACAACGTTACATAACCATGAGAGCTCAGAGCCAAGAACTGATGTTAAATGCAACCTCTCCACACTGCATGCCAGGGTATCTTATCGTCACGTCATTGACCTGAGTGCTCACAGACAGGTAAACGGACGACCACACGGGTTCAAAAACTGTTTCAAACTACATAGATTTTATTGGTCCTATCTGTGAATTTGGAATGATCTAGCTAATTGTTGGCTGTGCTAACACAGGACAACCGTTCGCGTACCTGACAGCCCTTCTTGTGGTGAAATCCAACGACCACGATATGCAGCACCGGTCCCTTCACCTCGTCTCTGCCTTGGGACTCCATTCCTACCCCCAAGCCGATGTCCGGGCTGCGCTGCACTGCTTTAGCCTCGGAGAGGGGTCACCGCAGTGAACGAAACCAGGTTTTCTCCAGCTACTGTGAATCGATGTGTCCAAAACAGTCAGGCACGGTCATAACACGGCCACAGCTGCGATCTCTTCCGCCTCGTCCAGCAGCACCAAATGTGACCTGCGTTGAGAGCGTTCCCCGCGTACTTCCGCGTTCGTCGTTTACCTCCTCTACAACATGAGCCACTCATGgctcagaaaaaaaagggggagggtTTTACTCGACTTGATCCGCCATTGAGTATCGATTGTTCGCTCAGCTTGCATTCAAGGGGGGAGATAAGTTGTAACATAAAAAGAAACGACGTTTTCATATTTCTGCAAAAACAATATCTTACCACATGAAGGACCGTGATGAGAATATAtccaaaaaaaaattatttttttttaatggacaaATAAATTACTACATTTTAAAAACCGAATTATAGACTTACCGACTTTGTCGCGCGTTTGACCTACACGGATAACTATCTTGACACTGCTCTTTGTAGCAGTGAAAAGGATGACGTTATCGCTTGGGTAGCGCGAACAGCGCCGCTCTGTGGAGATATTGGGGATTGTACAAATAAATCGtattcctttttattgttttattattattggttcGGCTGTTACGATAATTCTCTAAATACGTTTTTTAACCTTATATATTTCGAGATAATGTGGAAACACACAAGTCACGTCGGTCTGTGTTACGTTAGTCGTTCAGCGCTCTACTGCTTTGGGCTGGCTACTGGCGTTCATCTCTCGATTGCTTCGGGCTGAATTTATTTGATCGAATATGGCGGCGACGAATCCTTCGCAATTGCTTCCACTTGGTTCGTAAATTTCAACgaattttaaataatttgcGCAGTTGGCTAACTATGAATTCAGAATACAGTTGTAATACTGCGAATAAGATATTTTTAACATTAGCAATAGCCCATCATGTACATGTGCTTATTTGCGAGGGGGCCAATGTCGCGACATGCAGGTCAACGTATATagtgtgttttttaacataTATGGAGGGTTTTTAATTGTTGTTGCTCGGTTCTACCTCAGCATGGGGACTTGTTTTAGCCGGTCCCGTCCGAAAGAATAAATCTGGGAATTTAaatttttgttttctcctctggtTTTGAATCTGATGGTATGGTTAAAAAGAAATGGTCGCAAGCTGTATCTCTTTGAAGAACTCGCCTTTTATGATTACATATGTTTTTTAGCCGACATATGTAAAAATACTTGTCTCCGACCAAAAGCGAAATAAAATATTAGAATCATGCCATCAGAAGTCACATCTGTCGCAGATCTCCGTATTTCTGATTTAACCTTTGTTTAAATTGTCGTTTTTCTCCTTGTAGAGCTGGTGGACAAATGTATTGGTTCAAGAATTCACATTGTCATGAAAACTGACAAAGAGATTGTCGGCACCCTGCTGGGATTTGATGATTTCGTCAGTATCCTTTCAAcgttgtgtgtttctgtgggtttaCCAGCCTACTTTGCTTCAGTTCTTTGCCTCCCCACTCCTGTAGATGTTCTGATCAAGTGTCATGTCAGATCTGTAACACCAACCTGCTCCTGTTTGCTCCGTTATCACCATATTCTTGACTCATTGCCTCAGATATGGTCTTGGAAGACGTGACGGAATTGTAAGTACGCATCCTCTTTTTCCCTCTAAGCTTTGAGTTTGTGTCATTCTGTAAATGTTTCTGTCTCAGTGAGGTCACACCAGAAGGGAGAAGAATAACCAAACTGGACCAGATTCTTCTCAATGGCAATAACATCACAATGGTACGTGAGGCAATATTCTGGCTTTTGCTGCCTTTACGCTCGCCAAAtaaatctttgttgttttgtAGCTCATCCCGGGAGGAGAAGGTCCTGAAGTATGAGGGTGGCTGTAACCTGCGTTCTGCTCTCTCGTGAACTTTGACTTTACTTTTCCTGACCTTTTGTTTCCTGAATATTTTTGTAACAACACATTTGTTGAAGAGATGTTGAGTGAAAACCACTTAGAACAAGAGtagttttctttaaaataagcAAGAAaccttttggaaaaaaaaaaaactattttattttttagattgATTTGTACCCCGATAATGCGATGAAACTGCAACTCTGGATGTTTTGGATGATTTTGAAGAATAAACTTGATTAAACAGTTACACGTGTCCCGCTTTCTCATCCTTCAAGCTTCAGTACATGGAAGGTTTCTCTTCTCCTTTGGGATTGGTCACTTTATCCAGATTCTTGTTGATGATGTCATAGAACTCAGCCTACAACCAAAGAAGAGGATTTTCTCTAGCAGAGCGATGATTAAAATAAGCCAAATCAATCCGT
Proteins encoded in this window:
- the lsm5 gene encoding U6 snRNA-associated Sm-like protein LSm5 translates to MAATNPSQLLPLELVDKCIGSRIHIVMKTDKEIVGTLLGFDDFVNMVLEDVTEFEVTPEGRRITKLDQILLNGNNITMLIPGGEGPEV